From Archaeoglobus sulfaticallidus PM70-1:
TTTTTTCGCTTGATGAGCTTCCCGAGCTTGCCTTTGATCACAAAAAGATGATAGACTCAGCAAGGGGTGATTTAGTTGGAATTCTGTCCAAAATGTAAGAGCATAATGATATACTACCAGAACAAAGCTGTTTGCAGGAAATGCGGGTATGAAAAAGAAGTTGGAGAGAAGAGCGTTGTGCTCGTTACGAAAACAAACAGAGAGGATGTTCCGGTTATAGAGGGGGAGAACATCAAAACGCTCCCGACAACAACTGCCATCTGCCCGGAATGCGGGAACAGAGAGGCATACTGGTGGTTAAGGCAGTTGAGGGCTGCTGATGAGAGCGAGGTAAGATTCTTCAGATGCACGAAATGTGGAAAGACCTGGAGAGAGTACGATTAACTTACCTCCTCCTTTTTCTTCGATTTTCCTTTAGATAAATCAACCAGAACACGATCCAGAACGAGCGATCTTATCTCATCCTGATCCCTGTTAGCATCCACCACCAGTATATCAACATCCTCATCCTCAATCGACAGAAATATCTCCCTGACCCTGCTCAGATACTCCTTCCTCTCGAACTCATTTGGCTCATCTCTATTCTTTATCCTTTCCAGAGCTTTTTCTGGATTTAAATCCAGTATTATGAGCAGATCAGGCTTTGGAGCTATCTCCTCATTCATCCTTTTCAGCTCATCTGGATCAAAACCCAGTGCACCCTGATATGCAATGGTTGAGAAGTAATACCTGTCCATAATCACTATCTTGCCGCTCTCCAGAGCAGGAATTATGTTGTTTTTAACATCGTACTCCCTGTCCAGAAGGAAAAGTCTCAGTTCTTCCTCAGGTGAGAGCCTAGACTTATAAGACTCCTTTATCTTTTTCCCCCACTTGCTATCGGTTGGCTCTTTGAGCAGGATCGCATCATATCCAAGCTCTTTAAGCTTCTCAACCAGAAATCTGGCCAGAGAGGTCTTTCCCGAACCATCTATCCCCTCAATAGCGATAAGCACAGATGTCAATAGCAACGAAACTTTAAAAGTTTTTCAATTGCACGGTTTTAGCACGGTTTTAGCAAGAAAAATAATCGAGAAATCAAAAAATTTATTATTAATAACAGTCATAAAAGCTAAAATATGAAGTTTAGATTGTTGTTGCTGATCAGTTTACTGATCCCTGTTCTGGTTATTGGCTGCACAGAAGAGAAGGCTCCAACCAAGACTCCAACTCCTGTTCCAGCTAATGTCCTGAAGATTGGCGTTCTAATTCCCAAAACCGGCAAGTTCCAGACTTCCGGAGTGGTGATGGAGAATTCAGCCAGGCTCGCAAAGAAGCATATCGAAGAGGAAATGGGAATAAAGGTTGAGCTTGTTTTCGCCGATTGTGGCGATTCTGCAGAAAAAACGAAGTCAGCATTTCTCGAGCTGTCCGATAGCGTTCTGGCAGTTGTCGGAGCGTATTCAAGCACACAGGCAATTGCAGCAGCAGATACTGCAATGGAAACGAAAACCCCGTATATCGTGAGCGTAGCTTCAGCCGGAATTATCGAGCAGAAGGTGAATGAAGGAAATAGGTATGTTTTCAGAAATGCCTACAACACCACATACTGGGGCGAACTTGCAGTTGAGTTCCTGAAGCTATCGAAGGCTGAGGGTTACTACTTCCAGGGCTTCCAGCCACTCAGCACATTCAATCAGGGAATGCTGAATGTCATAAAGAAGTACAAGGAACCCGTCGCTGTGAGCTACTATAACCCATCCGTAGATCCAAAGGATGTTCAGAAGAAGGCTGTCGAGGCTGCCAACGCTGTTGGCGAGCATGATGTTCTGATACTAGGAGATCCCGGAAGGCTATCGATATCATACCTCAAAGAATACAGACAGAACGGTGGAAAGGGAATAGTGTATTCAATCGGTGGAGTTCTGGCTCTGCCTCAAACGCTCAAAAATCTCGAGAGTGCAGAATACACTGCCTTCCAGTCCGCAGCACTTGACAAAATAAAGGTCACAGAGTACACCGAGAAGTACTTCGAGGACTACAGGAAGGAATTTGGCGAGGATGCCAACAACTACGCTGGAGTTCTGACATATGATGCCATCCTTATTCTCGCAAAGGCGTTTGAGAAGTCTGGAGACGATAAGGAGATGCTCATAAAGGTGCTGGAGGAGGGAGAGTTCACCGGAGCTTGCGGCGTGTACAAGTTCAACGAAAACCATCAGGCATTGTGGGGAAGCGAGAAGCTGAAAGGCAAGATATCAGAATGGGTTGATGGTAGAGCTGTTGTTCTATACCCAGAGGAGTACAGGGAATCGGATGTTGTATGGCCATAGGCTACGAGTTGTTCTCTTCCGCAATTTTTTTATCAATTTTTGCGACATGCATAAGCCTTAATTTCAGAATCTCAAAGTTCCTTAACCTTGCCCTAGGTTCAGTTTATGCTTCGGGAGCATATATCTCATATCACCTGTACCATCTGTCTCAAACAGGATTCGGCTTT
This genomic window contains:
- a CDS encoding ABC transporter substrate-binding protein — its product is MKFRLLLLISLLIPVLVIGCTEEKAPTKTPTPVPANVLKIGVLIPKTGKFQTSGVVMENSARLAKKHIEEEMGIKVELVFADCGDSAEKTKSAFLELSDSVLAVVGAYSSTQAIAAADTAMETKTPYIVSVASAGIIEQKVNEGNRYVFRNAYNTTYWGELAVEFLKLSKAEGYYFQGFQPLSTFNQGMLNVIKKYKEPVAVSYYNPSVDPKDVQKKAVEAANAVGEHDVLILGDPGRLSISYLKEYRQNGGKGIVYSIGGVLALPQTLKNLESAEYTAFQSAALDKIKVTEYTEKYFEDYRKEFGEDANNYAGVLTYDAILILAKAFEKSGDDKEMLIKVLEEGEFTGACGVYKFNENHQALWGSEKLKGKISEWVDGRAVVLYPEEYRESDVVWP
- the tmk gene encoding dTMP kinase, translating into MLIAIEGIDGSGKTSLARFLVEKLKELGYDAILLKEPTDSKWGKKIKESYKSRLSPEEELRLFLLDREYDVKNNIIPALESGKIVIMDRYYFSTIAYQGALGFDPDELKRMNEEIAPKPDLLIILDLNPEKALERIKNRDEPNEFERKEYLSRVREIFLSIEDEDVDILVVDANRDQDEIRSLVLDRVLVDLSKGKSKKKEEVS
- a CDS encoding transcription factor S gives rise to the protein MEFCPKCKSIMIYYQNKAVCRKCGYEKEVGEKSVVLVTKTNREDVPVIEGENIKTLPTTTAICPECGNREAYWWLRQLRAADESEVRFFRCTKCGKTWREYD